AGCACATTCTTTTTCACCATCCGCTGAACTCCCATAGCGAGCACCATCGTGACCACGGCGGGCAATCCTTCGGGTATTGCAGCTACGGCAAGGCTTACACCAAAAAGGAACATCTGGTAAATCTCCTCGCCCCTCAGAACCCCTAACATCGCGACCATAAAGCATAACAAAAGGCAAAGGACGAGGAGCTGCTTGCCAAGGTCATCCAGCCGCCTTTGAAGTGGGGTTTGCTCTTCCTCGACGCCTTCCATCATTCCGGCGATTTTGCCCATTTCCGTATTCATTCCTGTTTGCGTCACCACCATTTTACCCCTGCCGCTTACCACCATGGTCCCCATGAATACCAAATTCGAACGGTGGATTTTCAAGGTTTCCAGCTCCCTGCTTTCTACGCTTTTTTCCACAGGTACCGATTCTCCCGTAAGCATGGATTCGTCCACTTTAAGATTTTCAGCCTCAAAAAGTTCCCCGTCGGCCGGTACTTTATCACCGGTCTCCAGTATCACTACATCGCCCGGCACCACCTCTTTAGCCGGGATTACTTGTATCTTCCCATCGCGCACTACCCTGGCTACGGGAGCCGCCATTTCTTTCAAAGCCTCTAGAGCTCTTTCGGTGCGGTATTCCTGTATGAACCCCATAAAGCCGTTTAATACGATAATTGCAGTGATGGCCGCAGCATCGGCCATCTCGCCCAAAAAATACGATACTATTGTTGCTCCTAAAAGCACCAGGGTGATGGTGCTTTTAAACTGGTTGATGAAAAGGATTGCGGGTGATTTTTTCCGACTTTCATGGATTACGTTTTCTCCGAAGAGTTTTTTCTTTAAAGGTATCTCCCTGCTTGACAAACCTCTTTTTAGATCGGTGTTCCACGATGCCGTCATTTTTCTTCCCTCCAAGCAATGATCCACTTTAAATTTATTCCGGCATTTTGAAGGTTATGTCTCTTCCTTTATTCGAACAATCGTTTTACTATGTATACCGATGCCAGCAGGCTTGCAAAATCCGCCATAATTCCCACGGGAACGGCGTACCTCGTCTTTTTGATGCCTACCGAACCAAAATAGATTGCTATTATATAAAAGGTGGTATCGGTAGACCCCATCAGCGTGGACGCCAGCCTTCCCATGTACGAATCTGGACCGTAGGTGTCAAAAATTTCTACCATCATGCTGAGTGCCGCCGGTCCCGACAGGGTTCTCACTATAGACAAGAAGAGGGCATCGGCCGGAATCTCCAAAAGCCGGATGACAGGATTTAAAACTTTCACCATCAAATCTACGGCTCCCGATTCCCTAAAGATGCTGACGGCAACGTAAATCCCCAAAAGATAGGGAACAAGCTTTACGGCAAGCTGCAAACCTTCCTGGGCTCCTTGTGTAAACACTTCAAATACCCTGACGTTATTTATCAAACCGTGTAAAAAGACCGCCGCCATCACAACGGGAATTATCCAGGAAGAAATTGAAATTTGCTCCGCCAAATTCCTTACCTCCTTCTTTCGATTTTCCGGTAAAGGAGCCTGAAAGCATAGTCGGCAACAACTGCAACCAGGGTGGAACAGGTAGTGGCAAAGAGAATGGCCCCCAGCACTTCCGATGGATTTTTAGAACCGGCCGCAGCCCTTAGAGCTATTATCGTCGCGGGTACCAGCGTCACGCTGGATGTATTTATGGCAAGGAATGTGCACATGGCCTCCGTTGCGGTATCGGGATTGGGATTTAGGGTTTGCAGTTCCTTCATAGCTTTAAGTCCGAAAGGCGTCGCTGCGTTGCCGAACCCCAGCATATTGGCGCTCAAGTTCATCAATATGCTCCCCATGGCCGGGTGACCTTTGGGTATGGAGGGGAAAAGCCACCTGAATAAAGGCGCGATAAACCTGCTGATACTATCTATAAGCCCTGATTCTTCCGCCACTTTTGCTATCCCAAGCCAAAAACCCACGACTCCCATGAGACTTATCGCCCTCTCAATGGCGGTTTTTGCAGCTTCCAGTGCAGCGGGAGTTATTGAATCCAGCTTTCCGTTCCAAGCGGCGGCTAAAATCCCTCCCAGTATCAAAAAAGCAAAAATCCAGTTCACTTGAATCCCCCTCGTATAATATGTCTTAGAAATTATCAAGAAGTTTTTATAGCTTCTTGATAATAAGGTGTGCCTTTGCGAAAATTAATTTGGGTTGGTCTGGGGTCACTCTTAATCCCCCCTGTAGCCCACAAATATGGCCTACTCAGTTAAGAGTGAGACCCCTGCGGTGCAGTACTAGTTTCTTACTCGTGAGCCGAGCCAGCAGGCCTTCCGGCCCCTGGAGTCAGCAGGCCAGGGGTGCACCCCCGGTTGTCCTGTCAAGCTCTTATCGCCCGCGAGGCTGTTAGGTACTGCACCCGCAGGGCACGCCCCTACTCCTGGCCAACTCAAGGAGGGATATCCGTTGGCTCAGGTCATCTTCGCAGGCATCGATGTCAGCACCTCTAAGCTGGACATCATTTGCATCGATGAAAATGGTAATCAGCTTTCTCCCGCTAGGTCTTTCCCTAATAATGCCGAGGGCGCAAATGAGTTGATAAACGCTGTAGTTTCCCTAGCAGCTAAGTCCAATGTCTCCCAGCTTAATCTCGGATTAGAAGCTACTTCCATCTTCAGTGTCCCACTCCGAGATTTCCTTATGGATGCCCCTCAGTTAAAGCCTTTTTCGGTCCAGGTGTATGAAATTAACCCTTCTCTTGTGGCTGGCTTTAAAAAGGCTTTCGGCTCCAGACTTCCTAAAACCGATGCTATTGACGCTTATATAATCGCTGAAAGGTTACGCTTCGGACATCTTACACCCTACAGCCATGAGGCTTCTGTTACAGCACCTTTGCGCCAGCTTACAAGGCTCAGATTACACCTTGTCGACCTCCTCGTTGAGGAGAAAAATCGGGCTTTGAATCTCATCTTTTTGAGGTTTTCTAATTACAAACAGGACAACCCTTTCAGCAATGCCTTCGGCAAGGCTTCTGTTGAGGTCCTGAAAGAGTTTACTCCTGATGAGATAGCTCAAATATCCGTAGAAGAACTGGCGGAGTTTATTCAGTCCCACGGAAAAAACAGGTTCGCTAATTCTGAGGAAATCGCCAGTGCCTTAAAGCAAGCCGCAAGGCGCGCTTACCGCCTAAACTCTAAAATGCAGCAGGTCTGCGAGATAGCTCTTTCCCTTACTCTTCAAAACATTGAGCATCTCAAAAGGCAGATTAAAAGCCTTGATAAGGTCATTTCCAGAGAGCTTAAGGCTATTCCTCAAACTCTCACTACGGTTAAGGGTTTAGGCGAGGTGTCGGCTGCAGGAATAATCGCTGAAATAGGCGATATCAAGCGTTTCAAGAACGAAGCCTCTCTTGCTCAGTATGCCGGCCTCACCTGGACCCGTTATCAGTCGGGCGATTTTGACGCTGAAGAGCGTCGTTTGACAAAGAGCGGGAACAAATACCTCCGCTATTACTTGGTCATGGCCGCAAACTCGTTGCGGGTGCACAACGAGGAATACAAGGCCTATTACCAGACCAAGTATCAGGAGGTGCAAAAGCACCAGCATAAGAGGGCGCTGGTATTGACTGCCCGCAAACTGGTTAGGCTGGTCTTTGCGCTGCTGAGCAAAGGCCAAATCTACAAGGGGACGGTGAGGAGTTAATTTTGTTTTTAAAACTTATTTGACCTCTTCTGTGCCAATTTTTCCCATACTAATTGGCTAGGGATATTATTGTCTTTTTTTGCCCTGATAATTTTATTTTCCAGTTTTAGGGTATTGACATATTACCGTGAGTCTTTCTAAGGAAGAACAAGATCCGTGTAAACATCTGTGAAAGCTTCACTCGGATCCGGGAATGGACTGGACTCCGCGAACTCTACGGCTTCTTCAACCTGCTTATTCACTTTGTCCCAAATCTGTGTTTTCTTCTCTTCGGTAAGTATTCCTTGAGCCATCAGCTTTTTCTCAAAATTCGCGACAGGATCTTTTTTCTTCCACTCTTCAACTTCTTCCTCAGGTCTGTAGATCCACCCCATTTGTTCGTCGGCTCCCGCCCCCGCATGATGGCCGTACCACCTGTATGTGATAGCCTCAATTAAAGTAGGACCTTCACCTTCTTTTGCTCTCTTCAACGCCTCGCTAACCGCCTCATAAACGGCCAGTACATCGTTTCCGTCAATTGTTACTCCCGGTATTCCATAACCTTTCGCTCTTTCAGAAATGTTCTTCACGGAAACTGCGTAAGAAGCTGGGGTTGACACGGCATATTGGTTATTCTGAACCAAATAGACTACAGGTAACCTCCATATAGTGGCAAGGTTAAGACCTTCATGGAAGACTCCCTGGTTAGAAGCACCATCACCAAAGAAACAAATCGTAGCTCCGCCAGTATTCTTCATTTTTTGCGCCAGAGCAACACCTGCAGAAACAGGAATGGACTCGCCTACAATACTCAACATAGGAAGCACTTTAGCTTCAAACGCCTCAACGTGCATGTTGCCGCCTTTACCTTTACTGTACCCGGTAGCTCGCCCGTGTACCTCGGCAAACAAACGTTTCAGATCAACACCATCCCGTGCCGCAGCGTCACTAGTACCCCTGTGTGAAATCTCCCAGTAGTCTTCTGGTCCTAACGCCTTCACAGTTCCCACTGGAATTGCCTCTTGTCCTACGCCAGCCAACAGTGTCCATACCTTTCCTTTAGAGGATTGTTCTACAAGTTTTTCTTCAGCCTGGCGCAAAAGAACCATCTTCTCATACATTTCAATAAGATCTTCATTGGACAACATTTAATTACCCCCTTTACTTTTTGCTTTTAACTTTCGCAGGCATCAGATCATAGGCAAACATCTCCTTTCCATTCTGGACAATCTTGTGCTCAAGAAAAAACTTGTTCTCTCACCAAGCAAAAGCCAGGATCTCAGTAATCCGCTAACGCTCGAGATCTCACTTTCCCCGTTCAACAGAACAGCTTTTATAAGAACATTATCGGAAGCTTCGAAAGGTACTTAAAACACAGCAGGGATCACAAGAAAGCCAAGGACTTGAACATATAAGAGCATAGTGACAATACTTAAACCAGCATCAATAACAGCATTCTAAATCTCACCCACACCGCAACGCAACGACTATGATTACAATTACAGCATCCTGTACATATCTCATGTGCAAAACCCATGAAGGGAGCATGTAACAGTGCGTCAAACATTTCTACTCCCTTCATGGCTATCTGCCTAATTCCTTACTGTAGTATTTCCTTAACTGCTTTGATCAGTTTTTCTTCGCTTATGAGCATTTCCCTTTCAAGCACAGGAGAATGCGGGACAGGTACTTGAGCTCTAGTTACTCTTCTAATAGGAGCTTTTAAATATACATATCCTTTTTCCGCAACCACAGCAGAGACTTCCGAAGCAAAGGAACATTGCCTCCAATCATCGTCACATACAACCAATCTACCAGTCTTTGCAACCGACCCCAGGATTACATCTTCGTCAAGAGGGGTAAGTGTCCGCGGGTCCACAACTTCCACTGATACGCCTTCGCCCGCCAGTTTCTCAGCTACCTGCATGGCTAGGTAATTCGCGTAACCAGCACCAACAATGGTAACGTCTTTCCCTTCTCTTCTTACAATTCCTTTTCCTATGGGTACTGTGTAATCTTCATCTGGTACTTCCTCTCGATTCATGAACACTTTAAATTCCATAAAGTAAATGACTGGATTATCATCACGTATGGCACTCTTGAGCAGTCCTTTGGCATCATAAGGGGTTGAAGGCATAACCACCTTGAGCCCTGGTGTGTGCACAAAATAAGCAGCAGTATTGTCGGAGTGCTGACCTGCAGCCCCCCCACCCATGTTTAAAGCCATAAAAGTAACAGGAATCGTAGCTTGTCCACCTGTCATGTACCTGGTCTTTGCTGCTTGGTTGACAAGCTGATCCATGGCAACAAACATGAAATCTGATACCATAAACTCAACTACTGGTCTCATACCTCCAATGGCTGCACCTACGGCAGTTCCCGTAAAACCACTTTCCGAAATTGGAGTGCTCATAACTCTTTCAGGTCCAAATTCCTCAAAAATCCCTTTGGTTTCGCCGAAGGTACCGGTATGGACGTCTTCTCCCATTAGGATTACTTTTTCGTCTCTTCTAAGCTCTTCTCTGAGAGCTTGGTTTATGGCTTGAAGAAACATTAATTGGCTCATTACTCGTCCCCCCTTATGAAGGTATATAGTCAGTGAACACGTCAGTGTACACTTCTGCGGGATCTGGCCATGGACTGGATTCTGCAAACTGTACTGCTTCTTCAATGTAGGCATTTACTTCGTCCCATACGACCTTCTTCTTGCTCTCGTCAAGTACACCTTGTTCCACAAGCTTCTTTTCAAACCTGGGTATGGGATCTTTTGCTTTCCATTCTTCAACTTCCTCCGCAGGTCTGTAGATCCATCCCATTTGTTCATCAGCCCCTGCCCCAGCATGGTGGCCATACCACCTATACGTCTTGCACTCAATCAAAGATGGACCTTCACCTTGCCTTGCTCTTTTCATAGCTTCATCAACAGCTTCGTAAACAGCCAAAACATCATTGCCATCCACAGTCATTCCAGGGATGCCGTATCCTTTTGCTCTTTCTGATATGTCCTTTACAGACACCGCATATGAAGCTGCAGTAGTCATTGCGTACTGGTTGTTCTGTACTACATAAACAATTGGTAACTTCCAAACAGCTGCTAAATTCAAAGATTCGTGGAAGGTACCTTGGTTGCTTGCTCCGTCGCCAAAGAAACACAGAGTTGCTCCACCAGTCTTTTGCTTTTTCTGAGCTAAAGCTGATCCTGTTGCTAGAGGAATGCCTCCACCTACTATGCCAACCAGATTCAACACGTTGTCTTTGTAGGAAGCCAAGTGCATTGACCCACCTTTGCCCTTGTTGTAACCAGTCGCTTTACCATAAACCTCAGCATAAACGTATTTGAGCTCCACTCCGTCCTTCACCACCATGTCACAGACTCCCCTGTGAGACGGTGCCCATTTGTCGTCAGATCCCATGGTTTTTACAGCACCAACTGGAATGGCTTCCTGACCTACACCAGCTAGAAGTGTCCCAACCTTACCTTGATTGGACAGCTGAACTAATCTCTCCTCTGCTTGGCGGAGGAGAACAAGTTTTCTGTACATCCACATTAAGTCTTCGTTTGAAAGCATTTCATTACCCCCTTCACTGTTAGTTTCCGTTCTCTCCAAAAGATCTCACCATTCGCTACCCCTCCGTTTCAATCTCTGCAATCTTCTGCTGAACAGGAATTTGGTCCCCCTCAGCACCATACAATTTCTTCACAATACCAGTAGCCGGGGCTTCAATATCAGTAGTGATCTTTGAAGTAATTACCTGAACTAACGGCTCACCTTTTTCTACCCTTTCCCCTTCTTTCTTGTAGAACTTTACAATTTCCACTTTCTCCACACCCAAGCCGAGTACGGGAACCAAAACCTCCACTACCAAAAGAACCACTCCTTTCTAACGGTTTAGCTAAGAATCAATTTGAGGTGACATCGAATGTATGCAACAAGGCTGCACATTGTTTTGTTGGAAAAACTAGACTTTAAGGTTCTAACTAATTAAATTCTCTAAGTCCTACCGAGAATGTCAAACTACTTCACCTCACTTTACATTTTATACCACGATTGTGTAATTTTATAAACTTTTTTGCCTAGAACAATTAGATATAATATTCACATTTGCGTGATTGGATAAGTGAAATATGAATGCATATAGACAGCATAATCGCTACACAATTCAAATTGAGTTAAGTTTTAGTTCAACATTTGGTAACATGTGAACAGGGTGGTGAAGACACTAACCTTTAAAAGGAGGTAATAACCAATGAGCGATGCTGGTTTTCACATTCCATTTCCGAAAAATGAGCCTGTTCTTTCCTACGCCCCAGGGAGCCTAGAAAGGGCACAGCTTAAAGCAGAGTTAGAACGTCAAAGCAACACGACCATAGAAATTCCCCTCATAATTGGTGGAAAAGAAATTTACACAGGGCGTACAGGCAAAATAGTAATGCCTCACGACCATGGTCACGTTCTCGCTACTTATCACAAAGCTGGCCCAGAAGAAACAAAAATGGCCATAGAAGCTGCTCTAGAAGCAAAAAAAGATTGGGCGAACATGTCTTGGATCGACAAAGCATCCATATTTTTAAAAGCAGCCGAACTTCTTAGCACCAAATACAGGCATTTAGTAAATGCTGCTACCATGCTTGGCCAAGGTAAGAACGTCTATCAAGCCGAAATCGACGCTGCATGTGAGAGTATAGATTACCTTAGGTACAACCCTTATTTTGCCTCACTTATCAACCAATGGGAACCTGTATCCTCTAGCGACAGTTTCAACAGAATGGATTACAGACCACTGGAAGGCTTTGTCTTTGCAGTCTCACCTTTTAACTTCACTGCCATTGCATTGAACTTGGCTACTGCTCCTGCGCTTATGGGTAACGTAGTGGTTTGGAAACCCGCGTCCACAGCAGTGCTGTCCAATTACTACCTAATGCAACTCTATAAAGAAGCTGGTCTTCCTGATGGAGTTATAAACTTTGTGCCAGGCTCAGGCCCCGACATTAGCAACGTTGTTTTCAATGATCCGTACTTTGCAGGTTTGCATTTCACGGGTTCAACTTCCACCTTTGATGGTTTCTGGAAAACTATTGTAGAACACATGGACACATACAAAACCTATCCACGCATTGTGGGCGAAACTGGTGGTAAAGACTTTGTAGTGGCACACCCTTCTGCCGATCCGAAAGCTCTTATAACTGCACTTATACGCGGCGCTTTTGAATACCAAGGACAAAAGTGTTCTGCTGCCTCCAGAGCATACATACCACAATCCCTGTGGAAAGAAATAAAACAAGAGCTTGTGGACCAAACTGAATCTATTCTCATGGGTGATGTTCGTGATTTCCGCAACTTCGTTAATGCTGTAATCGACGAAGCCGCCTTTGATAAGATCATGGGCTACATAGAAAAAGCGAAGAACTCCAATGTAGCAAAAATCATCGCAGGCGGTCAGGGAGATAAAACTAAAGGGTACTTTATAAGACCCACCATAATTGAAACCCAGGATCCGCATTTCGTAACCATGGAAGAAGAAATATTTGGACCTGTGCTAACTGTGTATGTCTATGAAGATAACCAGTATGAGGAAATTCTTCAACTTTGCAATGAAACCTCTCCTTACGGACTCACTGGTAGCATATTTGCCAATGACAGAAAAGCTATTAATAAAGCCTATGAAGTGCTACGCTTCGCAGCAGGTAACTTCTACATAAACGACAAGCCCACTGGAGCCGTAGTTGGTCAGCAGCCTTTCGGAGGCGCTCGCCGCTCCGGAACCAACGATAAAGCTGGCTCGCCCTTTAACTTACTCCGTTGGATTTCGCCAAGAACCATAAAAGAAAACTTCATACCCCCCACGAGCTGGACATATCCTTTCCTACAGGAAGAATAATAGAGCTACAAACATAAATAGCATTAGGGAGAAGCATCTTCTGGGTGCTTCTCCTTTTTTGTTTTTTCGTTATACGGTATCATTTTTGCATGGAAGAGCAAAAGTCTATGTCCGTATATCGCTATGCCATTTTGTGGGCCGTTCTTATAGGGAACATCATAGGTCCCATAGATGGGAGCATGATTAACGTTGTTCTTCCCACATTAAGCGACGCTTTTAGTGTCCCCATGTCTGTAGTGCAGTGGGTACCAGTTGTAAACCTAACAGTGGTGAGCGCTACTATGCTTCTCTTCGGCAAAATAGGAGATGCTGTTGGCTATAGAAAACCTTTCCTGTGGGGGTTATGGCTGTTCTGCGCTGCATCTTTCATGGCAGGTTTTGCTCCATCCATCACTTTACTGATTATTCTCAGAGCTCTTCAAGGACTAGGCGCTTCAATGATCATGTCTGTTGTCTTCGCCATTATTACCGCCGTTTTCTCACCTGATGAGCTTGGTAGAGCCATGGGGATAAATATTTTCACTGTGTCCTTGGGACTGGTAATAGGACCATTGTTAGCAGGCTTGTTAACAAACTATTTGAGCTGGCGCTGGGTATTCTTTGTCGATGGCATTGTAGCTTTGATTGGCATGTTCCTTACAGCCAAATACATACCTAACTTCAAAGGCACAGTTGCAAAAGTTGATTACCTGGGAGCTGCATTGTTCTTCTTGTTTTCGTCAACACTTTTACTGTTTGTCAGCCTTTTTTCGACTCATGGTTTTAGTCCATTTAATCAGGCTCTGCTAACAGTTTCTGTTTTGGCACTAATACTGTTCATTTACCTCGAGCAAGTAAACCCTCATGCTTTAGTTAACCTAAAACTTTTTAGAAATCGTTCCTTCTCTTTTGGCTTAATAGCTTCCTTTTTTACCTTTGTTTCTCAGTTTATGATGACCTTTGTCCTTCCATTTCACTTACAACGCCTACTTGGCTATCCGCCACACATTTCAGGGCTCATAGTCACTGTTTTTCCACTTATGAGTATGTTCAGTTCCTTGCTTAGCCAGTTTGTTAATGCTAAAGTATCAGACAACATTCTGTGCTTCATATCATCTGTTATATCTGCTTTAGGCATAGTTGCGCTTGCGTTTTCAGGCTCAGATAGTAGTTTTCTGCTCGTTACTTTTGCCCTTGTCATATATGGCTTTGGAACAGGTTTGTTCCAATCCATAAATAGCAAATCGGTAATGGTTACACTACCTGACAGGTATTTGGGCATAGGCTCAGCCATGCTTTCCATGATACGCAACATGGGAATGGCTTTGGGCGTCGCTTTCGGAAGCCTAACTCTTTACAGCTTTGTTCCCCACACCATTCTTGGTCAGTCCACATTCTCAATCTCCGATGGCCTTCTCTTCCTAAGAGGGTTGCGTTACACCTACCTTTTAAGTGCAGGCGCTTCAGTATTAGCTGCATTGTCTTCGCTACTTGCCACCAGCGAAGCTGTCGAGTAAAGGACAGCCGCTACTTTTCACCATGTGAGTGCATAACATCTAGAATTCAGTGATTACATTTTTGAATCAAACAAACAGGCGTTCGTCTATCCTGGGAGTAGCAATTCTGGGTACTGCAGTGTCTGTTCATCATGTAACAGTAACAAATACAAAAACACTGCCCCATTAACAAGGATTAGCGCATTAGCACATGAAACTGCCTGCTGCTTAGCACCAAACCTCGCCAAACGTTTATATCTTTAATAGGAGGTATAGTACTGGAAATGGTATTGCTTATTCTGTGTGTGTTCATTGCAACTCTCCCTATATGGTCACAGTATTCCTGATTTCCGCAACACTGATTCCATCAACCAAACCAGGACAACTGCACAATTGTCGAACTTGGAAATGGCAATTCTACCTTTTTTGCTTTTGTCAATCTTGCTCACGCTTTGCAGGTTCCATCAATCTACGTGGTTACGATTAATTAACGGTGCCTGATTTAGAGTACTGTAATCAAAAAAGACACGATCATATTATTTGCAAAAACTTTCGCCGTGCATCGCCCTAATACGTCTAGCCGGCTTCTTTTCGAGTTTATGTATGTTAAGTACATTTCTAAACAGACAATAGTATGTTGACAATTACACAAAATTGATTTAAAATTACATTGTTATGTGATAGGTGACTCACCTATCAAAAACACGTGTGAGGAAGGAGGTGCTTTTTGTGGAACTTCCGTCAGTTCTCGAGGG
The genomic region above belongs to Coprothermobacter proteolyticus DSM 5265 and contains:
- a CDS encoding thiamine pyrophosphate-dependent dehydrogenase E1 component subunit alpha, which produces MLSNEDLIEMYEKMVLLRQAEEKLVEQSSKGKVWTLLAGVGQEAIPVGTVKALGPEDYWEISHRGTSDAAARDGVDLKRLFAEVHGRATGYSKGKGGNMHVEAFEAKVLPMLSIVGESIPVSAGVALAQKMKNTGGATICFFGDGASNQGVFHEGLNLATIWRLPVVYLVQNNQYAVSTPASYAVSVKNISERAKGYGIPGVTIDGNDVLAVYEAVSEALKRAKEGEGPTLIEAITYRWYGHHAGAGADEQMGWIYRPEEEVEEWKKKDPVANFEKKLMAQGILTEEKKTQIWDKVNKQVEEAVEFAESSPFPDPSEAFTDVYTDLVLP
- a CDS encoding spore maturation protein; protein product: MAEQISISSWIIPVVMAAVFLHGLINNVRVFEVFTQGAQEGLQLAVKLVPYLLGIYVAVSIFRESGAVDLMVKVLNPVIRLLEIPADALFLSIVRTLSGPAALSMMVEIFDTYGPDSYMGRLASTLMGSTDTTFYIIAIYFGSVGIKKTRYAVPVGIMADFASLLASVYIVKRLFE
- a CDS encoding nucleoside recognition domain-containing protein, coding for MNWIFAFLILGGILAAAWNGKLDSITPAALEAAKTAIERAISLMGVVGFWLGIAKVAEESGLIDSISRFIAPLFRWLFPSIPKGHPAMGSILMNLSANMLGFGNAATPFGLKAMKELQTLNPNPDTATEAMCTFLAINTSSVTLVPATIIALRAAAGSKNPSEVLGAILFATTCSTLVAVVADYAFRLLYRKIERRR
- a CDS encoding alpha-ketoacid dehydrogenase subunit beta, whose product is MSQLMFLQAINQALREELRRDEKVILMGEDVHTGTFGETKGIFEEFGPERVMSTPISESGFTGTAVGAAIGGMRPVVEFMVSDFMFVAMDQLVNQAAKTRYMTGGQATIPVTFMALNMGGGAAGQHSDNTAAYFVHTPGLKVVMPSTPYDAKGLLKSAIRDDNPVIYFMEFKVFMNREEVPDEDYTVPIGKGIVRREGKDVTIVGAGYANYLAMQVAEKLAGEGVSVEVVDPRTLTPLDEDVILGSVAKTGRLVVCDDDWRQCSFASEVSAVVAEKGYVYLKAPIRRVTRAQVPVPHSPVLEREMLISEEKLIKAVKEILQ
- a CDS encoding IS110 family RNA-guided transposase, whose protein sequence is MAQVIFAGIDVSTSKLDIICIDENGNQLSPARSFPNNAEGANELINAVVSLAAKSNVSQLNLGLEATSIFSVPLRDFLMDAPQLKPFSVQVYEINPSLVAGFKKAFGSRLPKTDAIDAYIIAERLRFGHLTPYSHEASVTAPLRQLTRLRLHLVDLLVEEKNRALNLIFLRFSNYKQDNPFSNAFGKASVEVLKEFTPDEIAQISVEELAEFIQSHGKNRFANSEEIASALKQAARRAYRLNSKMQQVCEIALSLTLQNIEHLKRQIKSLDKVISRELKAIPQTLTTVKGLGEVSAAGIIAEIGDIKRFKNEASLAQYAGLTWTRYQSGDFDAEERRLTKSGNKYLRYYLVMAANSLRVHNEEYKAYYQTKYQEVQKHQHKRALVLTARKLVRLVFALLSKGQIYKGTVRS
- a CDS encoding biotin/lipoyl-containing protein; its protein translation is MEVLVPVLGLGVEKVEIVKFYKKEGERVEKGEPLVQVITSKITTDIEAPATGIVKKLYGAEGDQIPVQQKIAEIETEG
- a CDS encoding thiamine pyrophosphate-dependent dehydrogenase E1 component subunit alpha, coding for MLSNEDLMWMYRKLVLLRQAEERLVQLSNQGKVGTLLAGVGQEAIPVGAVKTMGSDDKWAPSHRGVCDMVVKDGVELKYVYAEVYGKATGYNKGKGGSMHLASYKDNVLNLVGIVGGGIPLATGSALAQKKQKTGGATLCFFGDGASNQGTFHESLNLAAVWKLPIVYVVQNNQYAMTTAASYAVSVKDISERAKGYGIPGMTVDGNDVLAVYEAVDEAMKRARQGEGPSLIECKTYRWYGHHAGAGADEQMGWIYRPAEEVEEWKAKDPIPRFEKKLVEQGVLDESKKKVVWDEVNAYIEEAVQFAESSPWPDPAEVYTDVFTDYIPS
- the pruA gene encoding L-glutamate gamma-semialdehyde dehydrogenase, which translates into the protein MSDAGFHIPFPKNEPVLSYAPGSLERAQLKAELERQSNTTIEIPLIIGGKEIYTGRTGKIVMPHDHGHVLATYHKAGPEETKMAIEAALEAKKDWANMSWIDKASIFLKAAELLSTKYRHLVNAATMLGQGKNVYQAEIDAACESIDYLRYNPYFASLINQWEPVSSSDSFNRMDYRPLEGFVFAVSPFNFTAIALNLATAPALMGNVVVWKPASTAVLSNYYLMQLYKEAGLPDGVINFVPGSGPDISNVVFNDPYFAGLHFTGSTSTFDGFWKTIVEHMDTYKTYPRIVGETGGKDFVVAHPSADPKALITALIRGAFEYQGQKCSAASRAYIPQSLWKEIKQELVDQTESILMGDVRDFRNFVNAVIDEAAFDKIMGYIEKAKNSNVAKIIAGGQGDKTKGYFIRPTIIETQDPHFVTMEEEIFGPVLTVYVYEDNQYEEILQLCNETSPYGLTGSIFANDRKAINKAYEVLRFAAGNFYINDKPTGAVVGQQPFGGARRSGTNDKAGSPFNLLRWISPRTIKENFIPPTSWTYPFLQEE
- a CDS encoding MFS transporter — protein: MEEQKSMSVYRYAILWAVLIGNIIGPIDGSMINVVLPTLSDAFSVPMSVVQWVPVVNLTVVSATMLLFGKIGDAVGYRKPFLWGLWLFCAASFMAGFAPSITLLIILRALQGLGASMIMSVVFAIITAVFSPDELGRAMGINIFTVSLGLVIGPLLAGLLTNYLSWRWVFFVDGIVALIGMFLTAKYIPNFKGTVAKVDYLGAALFFLFSSTLLLFVSLFSTHGFSPFNQALLTVSVLALILFIYLEQVNPHALVNLKLFRNRSFSFGLIASFFTFVSQFMMTFVLPFHLQRLLGYPPHISGLIVTVFPLMSMFSSLLSQFVNAKVSDNILCFISSVISALGIVALAFSGSDSSFLLVTFALVIYGFGTGLFQSINSKSVMVTLPDRYLGIGSAMLSMIRNMGMALGVAFGSLTLYSFVPHTILGQSTFSISDGLLFLRGLRYTYLLSAGASVLAALSSLLATSEAVE